Proteins encoded by one window of Nasonia vitripennis strain AsymCx chromosome 5, Nvit_psr_1.1, whole genome shotgun sequence:
- the LOC103316471 gene encoding uncharacterized protein LOC103316471, with amino-acid sequence MAALDKQKSNSVSTFMEANNTSNEELQNDTDELKNLIKMYGNDDINDDESSSKQTGRYVWSDAEILLLIKLYKDNDAAYNEGKMTYKTFWKRITDGMVSKGYNVTTSRCTSKMDSLKRMYKNVKDHNAQSGNDRKTCNFYKELDELYNKKPWIKPLSVAGSNLPLGNVDINKRPSTSRKRSKSALEDLKASYLEQSLEIKRLKREDTENYRKEKLSVMKDFLQFLRK; translated from the exons ATGGCAGCTTTagataaacaaaaatcaaattcTGTATCGACATTCATGGAGGCAAACAATACTAGTAATGAAGAACTGCAAAATGACACTGatgaattgaaaaatctcatTAAAATGTATGGGAACGATGACATTAATGATGATGAATCCAGTAGTAAAC agaCTGGTCGTTATGTTTGGAGTGACGCAGAGATActtcttttaattaaattatataaagacAATGATGCTGCTTATAATGAAGGCAAGATGACGTACAAAACTTTTTGGAAAAGAATTACAGATGGCATGGTGTCTAAAGGATATAACGTAACTACAAGTCGATGTACTTCAAAAATGGACTCCCTCAAAAGAATGTACAAAAACGTAAAAGATCATAACGCTCAAAGCGGAAATGATAGAAAAACATGTAACTTTTATAAA GAGCTGGATGAACTGTACAATAAAAAACCATGGATAAAACCACTGTCCGTGGCTGGATCAAATTTGCCTTTAGGCAATGTGGATATTAACAAAAGACCAAGTACCTCACGAA agcGTTCAAAATCAGCACTAGAAGACCTAAAAGCATCATATTTAGAGCAGTCGTTAGAAATAAAACGCTTGAAAAGGGAAGATACAGAAAATTACAGAAAGGAAAAATTATCTGTTATGAAAGatttcttacaatttcttagAAAATAA